Sequence from the Acidimicrobiales bacterium genome:
ATGCCGACGGCGAGCGCCTCCCCCTCGGCATCGGCCGCCAGATCGACGTGGACGCAGAGCTGAGGCTCCACCCGGGGCCCGGCCAGACGGACGACGATGCCGTCTTCGTCGGCCTCACCGCGGAGGTGCTGGGCAACGAAGGCGGTGAGGTGGTGCTGCGTGACGCGGCAGGCACCGAGGTAGCCCGGTTCGCCTACGGCGACGCTGGCGGGAGCTGAGTCGGGGGCGGGGTTCCGTGCAACAGCTCTCAGAGAGAGCGGTTACCGACTGGTTTCTTGTAAGCGCCTGCCGCCACGCTGCCGGCGCCTCTGGGGCCCCTGCGCGGCGCTACCGCGGTCGGGCTACGGCACCGGGGGCCTCTCAGGGCGTGAGCGCAGGGCGTCGATGGCACCGGCCAGCGCCACGCCGCCGCCGAGAAGGCTCAGCCAGAGGCCGAAGCCGAGCTTGATGGCGAAGGCTTCGGCGATGGAGCGCTCGAACTCTTCCATCTGCGCTTCCCACTCTTCGTCGAAGAACTCGTCGTCTTCCGCAGAGGTGAACCCACCGTCGGCTTCCAAGGAGTCGTCCTCGCTGACCTCCGACTCGGCCACGGACTCCTTGAGCTCCACAGCGACGGCCGCAGGAACGAGCACGCCGATGCCTCCGGCGACCGCGGCTGCGATGAGCAGCGGCCGGGTCGCCCGTGCGCTCAGCAGTCCGCCCTTCCATGCCTGGTATGCGGCAACGAGTACAACGATGCCGCCCAGCAGGGTGACGATGCCCCAACGGGCAGTCACGCCGCTGATCTCGAACACCAGGATCCGGACCCACGGGAGGAAAGCACCGAGGACCAGAGCTGCGCCGCCTCCGAGAAGCAGCAACGCCCACCGTGGCGCCCCGGTTTGGTCCGTGCTCATGGGCTCTGGCCCCACATCACCCGCGCTGGTCACGTCGCCGTCGTCGGTCATGCGTCCCCCACTGACTGGTCCGTCGGGCGGTTGCCCGACCGGGACATGATGACAAAGGGGTCAGCCAATGGGGCGGACCTTCTGGGCGCAGGCAAGGGTGATTTCGGTGAGCACCGGCCGCAGAGCTGGGGCCGGTCGTGTGACGGACACAGCGCCCCCGCCGCCGGCAACACCGTCACCGGCCGTGACGACACCAGGTTCGCCGACCACCTCCGAGGCGTCGAGAACAACAGCCCCCGCACCGCCGACACCTACAGCGGCTACGCCCGCCTCTTCACCACCTGGCTCGCAGACACCCACCCCGACATCGCCCTCGCCGATGTCACCCCCGCCCACATCCGAGCCTGGCTCGAAGCCCAAGAGCAGCGTGGTGTCGGCGGCGACGCCCGCCGTGTCGGCGTCTACGCCCTCCGGGCGTTCTACACCTGGCGCACCCTCGACATCTCCGGTGCCGTCAACCCCGCCACCCAGGTGCGCCCTCCCGCCCAGCTCAAGGTGCGCACCGACACCTACAGCGACAGCGAGACCGAACGCATCCTCGCCCACACCGCCGCCGACACCACCCTGTCGGGGCGCTTCGACCACGCCCTGCTCGCCACGCTTCAAAGAGCGCGACACGCACGGCGCCGTCGCCGACCTCGAAGCTGTACTGGCGGTTGCCCTGGAGGTCCGTGGCGGTGCCGGTACCGGTGGTCGAGGTCGGGTTGGTCGCTGCCTCGGTCGGAGTCGCTGTGAACGACTGGTTTCTTGTGACTCG
This genomic interval carries:
- a CDS encoding site-specific integrase — encoded protein: MTKGSANGADLLGAGKGDFGEHRPQSWGRSCDGHSAPAAGNTVTGRDDTRFADHLRGVENNSPRTADTYSGYARLFTTWLADTHPDIALADVTPAHIRAWLEAQEQRGVGGDARRVGVYALRAFYTWRTLDISGAVNPATQVRPPAQLKVRTDTYSDSETERILAHTAADTTLSGRFDHALLATLQRARHARRRRRPRSCTGGCPGGPWRCRYRWSRSGWSLPRSESL